The window TTACATGGACGGCGTAATACAAGAAATCTGCGGGGAAGATTAACCCAACTTACAACTAACAAAGTTTCGATTCCATACTCCCTGCTATTGGATAGAAACTTTGTTTTCAAGAACTTTGCAACAAAATTTAACGGCAACACCCCAACGGAGAGCATTGTAATTCAAAAACATTTTCTAACTTTGCATTGTCACCGAATAGGTGGCAGACATATTGATTAGTGAAAGTGTTTCGCTATATTCCTCGTCAGAAATCTGGAAAATTTCACGTAAACAGGAATAAGCATTACAAACGCTCTTCACCTTGTGTAGATTATATCCTTTCGATATATCTGCCCAAGTGTGGGGTGTTGCTTATTTGTTTACGGGCATTCCAGAGCCTCTGACGAAATAGGTGAACAACTCCACACTTTCTTTTTGCATATAACCCACCGCAGCAGGAGTTGATACGGTAAGATTTGAAACACTTGTTTAACTTAAATAAATCTTACTATGAAAAAATTATTTTTATTTGTGCTTACTGCAATGATGATTTGCGGATGCTCCAAGAACGGAAACGAAAACCCTGCACCTCCTGAAGAGGATATATTTTCCGTCGATATAACATCGCTGGAATTTAGCGGGCGGGGAGGCACACGATACATTTCCTTTGAAAGCACCCAAGATTGGACACTTTCGGGTGGTGCTTCTTGGTGTGAACCGTCGCAGAAAAGCGGAAGCGGAACAGACCGCTATTTTTCTGTCGATTTTTCTGCAACAAGCAATACGACAACTGATAACCGCTCAACTGCATTCACGCTCAAAAGCGGAGAACAATCGGTAGAAATACAAATAACACAGGGATTTGTTCCGACCGTCATTGTGTCCGAAGCGGGAACATTACAACAAATCTTAACGGAACAAAATCTATTGGAAACGACGGAATTGAAAATTAACGGCAAGCCCGATGAAACGGATTTCAAATTTCTCAAATCCGTGCTGACATTGAACTATTTGGATATTTCGGACGTAAATTTGGAAGAGTTGCCTGAAAGAGCCTTTGCAAATTCCCTTATTTCCCATGTTATATTACCGCGTTCTTTGAAAGTAATCGGCAATGAAATGTTCTATATGGCAGAAACGAGAACCGTACAAATGTTTGACGAAGTAGTTACCATAGGCGACAAGGCATTTTCTATGAGCGAAATTCATTCGGATTTTCATTTTTCATCCAAATTACAAACTATCGGTAAAGAGGCGTTTTATCATTGTTCGGGCTTATATTCTCTAAAATTTCCTGCATCACTTGAAACTATTGGGGAAAGTGCATTTGCGAATTTGACATATTCCGTCACGAGTTACCCATCTCTTGATTACATATTTTTTGAAAAAGGGTCGAAATTGAAAACAATCGGAGCTGGAGCATTTAAAGACGCAATAGATCACGATGGAATTATTTATATGCAACATTGTACCGAAATAACAGATATGGCGTCAGACGCCTTTAGGCGTGACATAGCTTCCAAGTTCTATTTAGGAGTAAAAACACCCCCTGCATCGCTTCTCCCATTTGATAGAGGAAGGCTTGATGATGGAGGACGCTATACAAACGGATGGACTGTCGAGATCTATGTTCCAGAAATGTACGTTGACGCATATGGTAAGATATGGGGCAGTCGTGATGGGATAACTGGTAGATACATGTCGTTAGAAGATAATATGCCCGAAGACAAATGATACTGCTATGAAGCAAAATAGGATAAATAAAGCCCAATGGCGAGAATTGATTGCAAATTACATTTCTTACTGCAACAATAGAGGAAATTTAGGATTGTTGGTCAAGACGGATAATCTACGGCATATTTCAAATGTAATTTGGGATGAGTGGAGCCGCATTATATCAACAAATTGCAATCGCCTTTCCCAATCGGCCGATTTTAACGAATTGTACGAACGCATAGAGGATTTGAAAATTCGGGGAATAGGAGCACAATCCATGATTGAAACAGCCCGACAAGTCGCTTATAAATACGATATTCCATTGGATGATTCCTGCTGGAGAGTGGTAGTGCGAAAATCCCCTATTATCAAATTACTTGGTGTTCCTGCAAGAGATATTAAAAGTTACTTTGCCCGATTATCTTCCGATTTTGGACAATTAACCTCACAGCAGAAAATAGATTTTATTATTGCCTACCAAAATAAAATTAGGCGTCTGCTAAAGAAATAAGATACACCACCTATCGAGTGACAGACTTTGTGAAAAGGTTAATCTATAAGACCCTTTTGCAGAGTTTGTCACTCTCTTATTTTGTTTATTCCACTAATAATCTTATCTTTATAAAGATAAATAACGATTAAATTTTAGCTAAAATGAACAGATACAAACAACCTAAAACAGAATGAATGACCAAAACATGAGAGGATAAACAAGCTATTTGCAAGTTGGTCGAATGGAGCAAGGCAGAGGGAATAGGCTTAATTGTCATAAAGCCTCAAAATGAGATTTATCCCGAAATGTTTTACTTTGTTTTCTCGCCCGAAACAGCGGACATAAATAAACCCGTTGAAATCGCACTTGTAAAGAATAAACAATGAATAATCGGGTGAAAAAGCGACCTTGAAGAGATAAACGATATAATAGGAATAATAATCGCCAACGAGATGAAGATGGAGGGCATGAGCGAAACGGTAAATTTATTCAACTGCCTTGTCAGAGCGAACACTATATTATTCCATTACACCACACCCGACGGACGGGACGAGATGGTGAAATTCCCGTTAGCTGGATTCTGCGAAAACTATCTGATGCAGTTTGCAAAGTAGCGGCAGGAACCGTACGGTAGTATGGAACAGGCGCACGTATTAGAGGCAACGAATATTACTCCACAAAAAATGGAGTTATATATACTATATATCTTAAAAGGTTAAGGGCAGGCCGAAAAAATGCGGTTTTCCTTTGACTACAATAATACTAATTCACTTATATATATTAATTGCAAGCAGGTTTATCCGCATTTATTGTTTAACACTTTGTTTAACACTTACCTTATAGCTACCTTTGCACTCGCAATCGGATAACGATTGATGCCTCTTTAGCTCAGTTGGTTACGCCGAAACGCGGAGCGTTTTGGTGGCTTGGAGAGCACGACACTCTTAATGTTGGGGTCCAGGGTTCGAGCCCCTGAGGGGGTACAAAAAGCGAGAATCAAAAGATTCTCGCTTTTTTCGTTTGTCTGCCCCCCTTACATGCGCCGGGAAGACGATGCGGGGAGGGTATCCGCCGTCTTCATCCGGTTTCTGCGCCCTCCCCGGGCCGGAAGGGCACATCTATCGCAACAACTGGAACTTGATCCCCACCGAGAAATAGACGATCTCGGACAAGTCGAGCGACTTGTTCCCGCATTTGGCGACGATGTCGAGGTCGTTGGCGCTCAATTCGTAATAAAGCGTGATATGACGCAGCAAACTGTCGTTTTTCAGGTAATACGTGAAACGCTGCCCAACGTAGAGATGCGTCCGCAGGCGCGAGGTGAAGCCGTAGTAGCTGTCGCCGGGGTATTTGTCGGATTCGCGCACCCAATAATCCTCGCCCGTAATCAGGTTGAGATAAACTCCGGTCGTGAAGGGCTCGATGGCGAACCGCTCGCAGCACCGGATGCTCCACGGAATGTAATTCTGCCGGAGCGTGAAGGTCGTATGCGTCCGGTCGGAATAGGCCCCGGGCAGAAAACCGACCAGCACGTCGGTCTCCCAGCGGCATTTCTTTCCGTAGTCCCAACCGCAGCCGAACGACATGAATCCCATGCCTCCTGCGTACTGCGCCTTGACATGCGTGGGAATCCCCCGCTCCCACCCTTCGTAACCCCGATGCTCCCGGAAGTCGAGGCGTCGGTTCTGTCCGAGCCGGATGTTGGCGAGCGGAACGAACGACGGGTCCTGAGCCGTCGCAGGCGACAACCACAGACAACCGGCCAATATGACGATCAGCCGCTTAAAATTCCACCCGTTCATAGCTGTATCCCTCCCCGGTAATGGTAAAGAGCAGATAGGTCTCTTTGCCGATGTTGTCGCATTCGTAGTAGATCACGCCGTCGCCGAACAGATCCTCGGCGGCGAAATGGTGCCCGTGGCCGTTCAGGCAGAATTGCAGCTGCGGGAACCGCCGGATCGTCTGTTGGAAGATTTTGGCCACGTTGTTGTCGAACTGTTCGGAATAGGGCTTGGCGTGCATGACCACGACGGTCTTTTCGGCCCCGGCGGGGAAGCCGTCGATCTGGCGTTCGAGAAAGTCGAAGTTCGGGACGGGCGTGTCGTGGTCGAACTCCAACGCATTGGTGTTCAGGCAGACGAAGCGCACGTCGCCGGCCGTGAAGGCAAAATCGACCTCGCCGAAAATCTTAGTGAAAATCCGCTCGCCGGTGGCCAGACAGTCGTGGTTGCCCAGCAGGACGACGTAAGGAACATTCAGACGATTGAGGATGTCGCGCTGCCGCTCGAACTCGTCGCGCATGCCGAAATCGGCCAGATCGCCCGTGTGGATCACGAAGTCGATGTCGTCGCGGGCGTTGATGGCTTTCACGGCATCTTCGGTCTCGTCGTACCACCGCTGCGTGTCGCTGATCTGCGCGAAACGGATCGTCCGCCGGCCCTCGCACGCCGCCTCGATGCGGGCGATGTTGCGGGCGTTGACACCCGTCGGACCGTCGATGCGGGTGTCGTAGGGGTGGTATTCGACCTGGCAGGCGGTCAGGAACACAACGGCCAAAAGCGAAAAGAGTTCGGTTTTCATAACGGCTGTTTTACGGACTGCAACCGGAAATTGCTCGGCGAACACCCGACATGTGCCTTGAAGAAGACCCCGAAGAACGACTGATTCGGAAAGTTCAGGTCATAGGCGATCTGCTGAATGCTCCGGTCGCTGTTTTTCAGCAGAAACAAGGCGTCGTTGATCACGAAATGGTCGATCCACTCCCCGGCACTGCGACCGCTCACCTCACGCACCAATGTCGTCAGGTATTTGGGCGTCAGGTTGAGCTGTTCGGCATAGAATCCGAGCCGCCGCTGCTCCCTGTAATGCTTCGCAAGCAGCTGGATGAAGCGCACGAAATAGGAGTTGCGCCGGTCTTTCACCGATCGTTTCACCTCCTGACGCGGCAATACGGGATCGGAAAGCACGTCGCCCAATGAATAGAGAAACGAGGCGACGGCATTGCGGACCGCCATAGCGCAGAATTCCGAATCGCTTCCCCGGTCGGTCAGATGCCGGATATTGTGCAGCTGCACGAAACAAAGGTCGATCTGCTCCGGAGTCAGCCGGATAACCGGGTATTCAGCGAACCGCATCATAAGTTCCGAGACATGTTTCATCGCCATGACACCCCGAAACGCAGGGGCGGAGTCGAGGATGAGACACCGGGCGGAGAACTCACGCCGGCTTCGGATGACGATCCGGGTTTTCGGAAGGATGAAGATCATCCGGTTCCGTTCCAGGCGGAATTCCGTTCCGTTGACGGCGAAATCGACCCGGCCTTTCGTACAGAATACGAAACCGCCGATCTCCGTGCGAATCAAAGATCCGGGCTTCAACCGCTCGTCGGACGCAGCGTCCAGATGTCCGATCACGCATCCGTTGCGACGCATATTGGCTGATGCCATGAAATGACGGGCGGCATCGTCGAAGGTCAAGACCGAAATCGGTGAAAAAGTGTTGGTTGCGTTCATTACTATACGTTTTTTGGATATTTATTCTGCGGGCGTGATGTCGGCCAGTTCGTCGGTGATGGCCTGCTGGCGACGCTTGTTGTAGGTCAGCGACAGGTCGTCCAACAGCTCCGCAGCGTTGTCCGAGGCGGTCTGCATGGCAACGGTGCGGGCCGCCTGCTCGGCCGTAATGCTGTCGAGCAACACCGCATGGAGGCGCGCGCGAAGCGTCTGAGGCAGCAGCGCCGCGAGGAGCGTCTCCACCCCGGGCTCGCAGATGTACTCCGGCACGCGGCCGGGCCGTTCTTCGCCTGCGGGCAGCGGCAAAAACATCTCCTGCACGGGCGTCTGACGCCCCATCGAGCGGAAATGGTTGTAGACCAATACCACCCGGTCCGCCTCTCCGGCCGCATACTCCGCCATCAGGGCATCGGCCAGCGCCGCAGCACCCTCGCAGGCCGGATTCGACACGAGCGTGCGGAAGCGGCCGTCCGTATCGTAGTCCGCTTCGGCGGCCGCCTGCGCAATCTTCTCGCCGACGGGAATCACCGTCACGCGGTCGAAGCCCTCGGCACGGAGCCGTTCGACCTGCTGCGCCAGCGCCTTGACGGCATTGGCGTTGAACGACCCGCACAGCGAACCGTCGGACGAAAAAGCCACGACGACGGCCCGTCCGTGCTTGTCGTGCGGCAGGAGCAGCGGCGACGCAGCCTTCGCGCCGGATGCCGCCGTCAATGCCGCCGCGATCTGCGACAGGCCCCGTTCGTATTCGGCCGCCGCCTGCGCCTGACCCTGCACGCGGTGCAGCTTGGCCGAGGCGACCATCTTCATCGCCGAGGTGATCTTCAGCGTACTTCGCACCGAAGCGATGCGCGCCTTTATCTCTTTGAGTGCGGCCATACTCCTATGCTTTCAGATGGGACGACACCCGTTCGGCCGCGGCTTCGATGGCGGCGGCGGTAGCCTCGTCGATCACCCCCTCGCGCAGGGTCGGGAATACCTCCGACGTTTCCAGCTCACGGAGCAGCTCCCGTTCGAAATCGGCGACCCGCTCGACGGGAATCTCCCGCATCAGTCCGTGCGTGCCGCAGTAGAGGACGGCGATCTGCCGCTCGACGGGCATCGGGCTGTACTGCGGCTGCACCAAAAGACGTGTGTTCTTGCGCCCCTTGTCCAGCACGGCGGCCGTCACGGCGTCCATGTCGCTGCTGAACTTGGAGAAGGATTCCAGCTCGCGGTACTGCGCCTGGTCGATCTTCAGCGTACCGGCCACCCGCTTCATCGCCTTGATCTGGGCGTTGCCGCCGACGCGCGAGACGGAGATGCCAACGTCGATGGCCGGGCGGTTGCCCTGATTGAAAAGGTCGGCATCGAGGAAAATCTGACCGTCCGTGATGGAGATGACGTTGGTCGGAATATAGGCCGACACGTCGCCCGCCTGCGTCTCGATGACGGGCAGCGCCGTGAGCGACCCGCCGCCGCGCACCTTGCCCCAGAGCGATTCGGGCAGGTCGTTCATCCGTTCGGCGACCTCCTGCTGGTCGATGATCTTGGCGGCACGCTCCAAAAGACGCGAGTGGAGGTAGAAAATGTCGCCCGGGTAGGCTTCGCGGCCCGACGGACGGCGCAGCACGAGCGACACCTCGCGGTAGGCCACGGCCTGCTTCGAAAGGTCGTCGTAGACCACGAGCGCATGGCGCCCCGTGTCGCGGAAATACTCGCCGATGGCCGTCCCCGCGAAGGGTGCGAAATACTGCATGGCGGCCGAATCGGCGGCCGTGGCGGCCACGACGACCGTGTAGTCCATCGCCCCGTGGCGGCGCAGCGTCTCGACGAGCGCGGCGACGGTCGATGCTTTCTGGCCGACAGCTACATAGATGCAATAAATCGGGTCGCCCGCCTCGAAGCAACGGCGCTGGTTGATGATCGTGTCGATGGCGATCGCCGTCTTGCCGGTCTGACGGTCGCCGATAATCAGCTCGCGCTGTCCGCGGCCGATGGGAATCATCGCATCGACGGCCTTCAGGCCCGTCTGCAAGGGCTGGTTCACCGGCTGGCGGAAGATGACGCCCGGAGCCTTGCGCTCCAACGGCATCTCCGTGAGGTCGCCGCCGATCGGGCCCTTGCCGTCGAGCGGCTCGCCCAACGGGTCGATGACACGGCCGAGCATCGCCTCGCTCACGCGGATCGAGGCCGTGCGGCCCGTGCGGCGCACGAGATCGCCCTCCTCGATGCGGTCGGTGGGCCCGAGCAGCACGGCGCCCACGTTGTCCTCTTCGAGATTCATCACCACGGCCCGCATGCCGTTGTCGAACTCCAGCAGTTCGTTCGCTTCGGCGTTCCGCAATCCGAAGATGCGCACCACGCCGTCGCTGACCTGCAACACCGTGCCCACCTCGGCGAACTGCGCCGTGAGGTCAATGCGCTGCAATTCGGAAAGGAGTATATCCGAGACTTCCGATGGTTTTATCTGTTCTGTGTCCATGATTTCATACGATTCTGTTCTGTTTGTTTCCGAAGCCCCGGCGCAGCGTGTCCAGCTGGCGCGCAAGGCTCGCATCGACCAGCAGGTCGTCGAAGCGCAGCACGAAGCCGCCGATGAGCGACGGATCGGTCTCACGGCGAAGCCGCACCTCGCGGCTGCGGGTCCGCATCTGCATCAGACCGGCGATCCGGTCGGCCTCCTCGTCGGCGACGGGAGCGGCCGTCGTCAGCGTCGCGTCGAGTATGCCGTGCCGCTGCTTGTACAGGGAGAGGTAGGAGTGCAGCATGAAGCACAGATACTTTTCCCGGCGGCGGCGCAGCACCAGCGAGACGAACCCCTCCAGCGTGCGGCTGACCGTGCCGTCCAGCACCTGCCGGAAGAGCGCCTCCTTCGCCGCGACGGGCAGCACGGGCGACAGGAGCGCATCCCGCAAAGAGAGGTCGGTGCGATAGACGGCGGCCAGGCGGCGCACCTCGTCGTAAACCCGCCGTTCTTCGCCGTTGGCGGCGGCGAAGTCGGCCAAAGCCGTGGCATAGCGTCGGGCGATCAATCCGGTGTACATGTCGTTCGGTTTTTCGGGCGTTCGATTTCGTCGAGCAGCCGCTCGGCCAATGCGGTCTGCGATGTCTTGTCCTGCAACTCGCAGCGCAGCATCTTTTCCGTGACGGCCACGGCGAGCAGGGCCACCTGCTGCCGGGCGTCGCGCAGAATGGCTTCCCGCTCCGCCCCGGCCTCGGCACGGGCCTCCGCCACCAGGCGGGCACGCTCCCCGGCGGCCTGCTCCCGCGCTTCGGTCAGCATGCGTTCCCGCTCCTCGGCGGCCGTGCGGAGGATGTCCGCACGTTCGGCTTCGGCCTCCATCCGCATCATGCGTTTCTCCGTCTCGACTTCGGAGAGCTGCTGGCGGGCTTTCCGCGCCGCATCGAGCGAAGAGTCGATGTAGTGTTTCCGATCGTCGATCGCCTTGACGATGACCGGAAAGCCGAACTTCGCCACGAGGAAGAACACCGCGCCGAAGGCGAGCGTCATCCAGAACAACAGTCCCGATTCGGGTTGTAACAGTCCCATGATTGCCGTCGCTGAGGGTTACAGGGCCATGAAGCAGACGGCCACGGCGAACAGCGCCACGCCCTCGATCAGGGCCGCCACGATAATCATGTTCGTGCAGATCTTGTCCGCCGCTTCGGGCTGGCGGCCGATGGCCTCCATAGCCGACGAACCGATTTTGCCGATACCGAAAGCCGCACCGATGACGGCCAGACCTGCGCCGATGGCGGCGCCGAAAATTCCTAAGGTTTCCATGATTTCATTTATTTAAGATTCGACATGTTTCATTTTGTTCCGTGCGGGGCGTCTCCTGCGCCAGTCCGATGAAGACGGCCGAGAGCATCGTGAAGACGTAGGCTTGCAGGAAGGCCACCAGCAGTTCGAGGCAGTTCATGAAGACCGACAGCAGCACCGACACCACCGTCATCGAACCACAGACTGCCGCCCCCATTTCGGCCGTCACGAAGACGATGCACGTGAGGATCAGGATCACCGAATGGCCCGCCATGATGTTGGCGAAGAGACGGATCATCAGCGCGAAAGGCTTGGTCAGGATGCCGACGAACTCGATCAGCGGCATGATGGGAACCGGCACCTTGAGCCACGTCGGCACGTCGGGCCAGAAAATGTCCTTCCAATAGTGCTTCGTCCCGAAGAGGTTGATGGCCAGGAATGTGGCCACGGCCAGCACCAGCGTCACGGCGATATTGCCCGTTACGTTCGCACCCGCCGGAAAGATCGGGATCAACCCCATCAGGTTGTTCACGAGGATGAAGAAAAAGACCGTGAGCAGATAGGGCGCGAACTTGCGCCACCGCTCGCCGACGCAGGGACGGATGATGCCGTCCAGCAGCGACGAGCAGAGCATCTCGAACAACCCGACCACGCCGCGCGGCGCCTCCTCGGTCGCCCTGTGGCGGCGATACCAGTGTGCGACACCCAGCACGAGCGCGACGACCAGCGCGCTGTTTATCAGCAGCCCCGCCGCCGTTTTGGTAATCGAGAGGTCCAGCGGCCGGACATCGGACCCGTCGGCCTGCCGCTCGACGATGCGGCCGGCATGGCCGCCTTCGGAGGCGATGCGCAGCCCCTCGTATTCAGCGCCGCCGTGCAGCCGCGCCGAGGAGAAGCAGTGCCATCCGGTCGTGCGGCTGCGCACGATGACGGGCAGATGAAGGGTCCATTCCCGTTCGCCAGCAGTCGTGATGTGCCACTCGTAGCTGTCGCCGATATGCTCCATCACCACGCCGATCACATCGGGACCCGACTGTTCGGCGGCCGCGCGAAACGGGAGCGTGAGCAAAGCGGCCAGCAACAGTATTTTAGAATTCCATCGCATGATTCCTCTATTTTTGCGGGCCGGGCTCGGGAAGTTCGACATTGGCCGCCACCGTGTCCCGCTCGATCCGGACGAAACCCCGCAGGATCTCCTGTTCACGCTCTTCCGCGCCGGACGTATAGCGGATCTTGCCCGCCGTCAGCTGGGCGATCAGGGGCGCATGTCCGGGCAGGACGGTGAAAGCGCCTAACGCTCCCGGGAAAGAGACCTTTTCGACGGCCGTGTGGCACAACACACCGCGCGGAGCCATAATAATAAGCTGCATATCAACATGTTTTTCAGGTTTCGCAATTACGATTTCCGCATCAGCTCCTCGCCCTTGCGGATGGCGTCGTCGATCGTCCCGACATTCAGAAACGCCTGCTCGGGCAGGTGGTCCGTCTCGCCGTCCAGAATCATCCGGAAGCCCCGGATCGTCTCGGCGATGGGCGTCATCACTCCGGAAACCCCCGTGAACTGCTCGGCCACGGAGAAAGGCTGCGAAAGGAACCGCTGCACACGGCGGGCGCGGTTCACGATCGTGCGGTCTTCGTCCGAAAGCTCGTCCATGCCCAGAATGGCGATGATGTCCTGCAACTCCTTGTTGCGTTGCAGAATCTGTTTCACCCGCTGGGCCGTCCGGTAGTGCTCCTCGCCGACGATGTTCGGGTCGAGGATGCGCGAGGTGGACTCCAGCGGATCGACGGCCGGATAGATGCCCAGCCCGGCGATCTTGCGGCTCAGGACGGTCGTGGCGTCGAGGTGCGTGAAGGTCGTGGCCGGAGCGGGGTCCGTCAGGTCGTCGGCAGGCACGTAGACCGCCTGCACCGAGGTGATCGACCCGTGTTTGGTCGAGGTGATGCGCTCCTGCATCCGGCCCATCTCCGTAGCCAGCGTCGGCTGGTAGCCCACGGCCGAGGGCATGCGCCCCAGCAGGGCCGAAACCTCCGAACCGGCCTGCGTGAAACGGAAGATGTTGTCGATGAAGAAGAGGATGTCGCGCGACGCCCCCTCCCCGCCACTGTCGCGGAACGATTCGGCGACCGTAAGGCCCGACAGGGCGACCGACTTGCGGGCTCCGGGCGGCTCGTTCATCTGGCCGAAAACCAGCGTGGCCTGCGATTTGGCCACCTCGTCGTAATCGACCTTCGAGAGGTCCCAATGGCCCTCCTCCATGCTGCGTTTGAACGCCTCGCCGTAGCGGATGACGCCCGATTCGATCATCTCGCGCAGCAGATCGTTGCCCTCGCGAGTGCGCTCGCCCACGCCGGCGAAGACCGAGAAGCCGTTGTGGCCCTTGGCGATATTGTTGATCAACTCCATGATGAGCACCGTCTTG of the Alistipes senegalensis JC50 genome contains:
- a CDS encoding FoF1 ATP synthase subunit delta/epsilon, with the translated sequence MQLIIMAPRGVLCHTAVEKVSFPGALGAFTVLPGHAPLIAQLTAGKIRYTSGAEEREQEILRGFVRIERDTVAANVELPEPGPQK
- a CDS encoding AraC family transcriptional regulator, translated to MNATNTFSPISVLTFDDAARHFMASANMRRNGCVIGHLDAASDERLKPGSLIRTEIGGFVFCTKGRVDFAVNGTEFRLERNRMIFILPKTRIVIRSRREFSARCLILDSAPAFRGVMAMKHVSELMMRFAEYPVIRLTPEQIDLCFVQLHNIRHLTDRGSDSEFCAMAVRNAVASFLYSLGDVLSDPVLPRQEVKRSVKDRRNSYFVRFIQLLAKHYREQRRLGFYAEQLNLTPKYLTTLVREVSGRSAGEWIDHFVINDALFLLKNSDRSIQQIAYDLNFPNQSFFGVFFKAHVGCSPSNFRLQSVKQPL
- a CDS encoding metallophosphoesterase family protein, which encodes MKTELFSLLAVVFLTACQVEYHPYDTRIDGPTGVNARNIARIEAACEGRRTIRFAQISDTQRWYDETEDAVKAINARDDIDFVIHTGDLADFGMRDEFERQRDILNRLNVPYVVLLGNHDCLATGERIFTKIFGEVDFAFTAGDVRFVCLNTNALEFDHDTPVPNFDFLERQIDGFPAGAEKTVVVMHAKPYSEQFDNNVAKIFQQTIRRFPQLQFCLNGHGHHFAAEDLFGDGVIYYECDNIGKETYLLFTITGEGYSYERVEF
- a CDS encoding leucine-rich repeat protein, yielding MKKLFLFVLTAMMICGCSKNGNENPAPPEEDIFSVDITSLEFSGRGGTRYISFESTQDWTLSGGASWCEPSQKSGSGTDRYFSVDFSATSNTTTDNRSTAFTLKSGEQSVEIQITQGFVPTVIVSEAGTLQQILTEQNLLETTELKINGKPDETDFKFLKSVLTLNYLDISDVNLEELPERAFANSLISHVILPRSLKVIGNEMFYMAETRTVQMFDEVVTIGDKAFSMSEIHSDFHFSSKLQTIGKEAFYHCSGLYSLKFPASLETIGESAFANLTYSVTSYPSLDYIFFEKGSKLKTIGAGAFKDAIDHDGIIYMQHCTEITDMASDAFRRDIASKFYLGVKTPPASLLPFDRGRLDDGGRYTNGWTVEIYVPEMYVDAYGKIWGSRDGITGRYMSLEDNMPEDK
- the atpA gene encoding F0F1 ATP synthase subunit alpha; this translates as MDTEQIKPSEVSDILLSELQRIDLTAQFAEVGTVLQVSDGVVRIFGLRNAEANELLEFDNGMRAVVMNLEEDNVGAVLLGPTDRIEEGDLVRRTGRTASIRVSEAMLGRVIDPLGEPLDGKGPIGGDLTEMPLERKAPGVIFRQPVNQPLQTGLKAVDAMIPIGRGQRELIIGDRQTGKTAIAIDTIINQRRCFEAGDPIYCIYVAVGQKASTVAALVETLRRHGAMDYTVVVAATAADSAAMQYFAPFAGTAIGEYFRDTGRHALVVYDDLSKQAVAYREVSLVLRRPSGREAYPGDIFYLHSRLLERAAKIIDQQEVAERMNDLPESLWGKVRGGGSLTALPVIETQAGDVSAYIPTNVISITDGQIFLDADLFNQGNRPAIDVGISVSRVGGNAQIKAMKRVAGTLKIDQAQYRELESFSKFSSDMDAVTAAVLDKGRKNTRLLVQPQYSPMPVERQIAVLYCGTHGLMREIPVERVADFERELLRELETSEVFPTLREGVIDEATAAAIEAAAERVSSHLKA
- the atpE gene encoding ATP synthase F0 subunit C; this translates as METLGIFGAAIGAGLAVIGAAFGIGKIGSSAMEAIGRQPEAADKICTNMIIVAALIEGVALFAVAVCFMAL
- the atpD gene encoding F0F1 ATP synthase subunit beta; this translates as MEGYISQIIGPVVDVRFPETEGQLPAIDEALSIRRENGTELVVEVQQHIGEHTVRTVAMDSTDGLRRHMRVVPLGRAISMPVGDQIKGRLMNVTGQNIDGMRPLDRTGEASIHREPPKFDELATSQEVLYTGIKVIDLLEPYVKGGKIGLFGGAGVGKTVLIMELINNIAKGHNGFSVFAGVGERTREGNDLLREMIESGVIRYGEAFKRSMEEGHWDLSKVDYDEVAKSQATLVFGQMNEPPGARKSVALSGLTVAESFRDSGGEGASRDILFFIDNIFRFTQAGSEVSALLGRMPSAVGYQPTLATEMGRMQERITSTKHGSITSVQAVYVPADDLTDPAPATTFTHLDATTVLSRKIAGLGIYPAVDPLESTSRILDPNIVGEEHYRTAQRVKQILQRNKELQDIIAILGMDELSDEDRTIVNRARRVQRFLSQPFSVAEQFTGVSGVMTPIAETIRGFRMILDGETDHLPEQAFLNVGTIDDAIRKGEELMRKS
- the atpB gene encoding F0F1 ATP synthase subunit A, whose protein sequence is MRWNSKILLLAALLTLPFRAAAEQSGPDVIGVVMEHIGDSYEWHITTAGEREWTLHLPVIVRSRTTGWHCFSSARLHGGAEYEGLRIASEGGHAGRIVERQADGSDVRPLDLSITKTAAGLLINSALVVALVLGVAHWYRRHRATEEAPRGVVGLFEMLCSSLLDGIIRPCVGERWRKFAPYLLTVFFFILVNNLMGLIPIFPAGANVTGNIAVTLVLAVATFLAINLFGTKHYWKDIFWPDVPTWLKVPVPIMPLIEFVGILTKPFALMIRLFANIMAGHSVILILTCIVFVTAEMGAAVCGSMTVVSVLLSVFMNCLELLVAFLQAYVFTMLSAVFIGLAQETPRTEQNETCRILNK
- the atpH gene encoding ATP synthase F1 subunit delta; the encoded protein is MYTGLIARRYATALADFAAANGEERRVYDEVRRLAAVYRTDLSLRDALLSPVLPVAAKEALFRQVLDGTVSRTLEGFVSLVLRRRREKYLCFMLHSYLSLYKQRHGILDATLTTAAPVADEEADRIAGLMQMRTRSREVRLRRETDPSLIGGFVLRFDDLLVDASLARQLDTLRRGFGNKQNRIV
- the atpF gene encoding F0F1 ATP synthase subunit B; amino-acid sequence: MGLLQPESGLLFWMTLAFGAVFFLVAKFGFPVIVKAIDDRKHYIDSSLDAARKARQQLSEVETEKRMMRMEAEAERADILRTAAEERERMLTEAREQAAGERARLVAEARAEAGAEREAILRDARQQVALLAVAVTEKMLRCELQDKTSQTALAERLLDEIERPKNRTTCTPD
- the atpG gene encoding ATP synthase F1 subunit gamma, translating into MAALKEIKARIASVRSTLKITSAMKMVASAKLHRVQGQAQAAAEYERGLSQIAAALTAASGAKAASPLLLPHDKHGRAVVVAFSSDGSLCGSFNANAVKALAQQVERLRAEGFDRVTVIPVGEKIAQAAAEADYDTDGRFRTLVSNPACEGAAALADALMAEYAAGEADRVVLVYNHFRSMGRQTPVQEMFLPLPAGEERPGRVPEYICEPGVETLLAALLPQTLRARLHAVLLDSITAEQAARTVAMQTASDNAAELLDDLSLTYNKRRQQAITDELADITPAE